In Antarcticibacterium arcticum, the genomic stretch ATTTCGTAGTTTTTGGTCTTTAAACCGTATTGTCACCCCGAGCGCAGTCGAGGGGTGTTTAGTTAAGAAGAGAGTTCTTTGTAAAGGTTGGTTCTCGACTGCGCTCGAACTGACATTTTGGATAAATTTAGGATTCATGAACGGGTGTCACCCCGAGCGCAGTCGAGGGGTCTTTTTATGATGGTAGTACAACCTTACACCGTTATGGATAGCGCTCGAACTGACATTTAGTGCAACTAATAAATATTAAGTTATGAAACTGTACTATGTATATATTGTAGAATGCATTGACGAACTACTTTATACAGGTATAACCAATAATGTGGCACGAAGGTTAGAGGAACATAATTCTGGCTTAAATAAAAATTGCTTTACGTTTAAAAGAAGGCCTGTGGAAATTAAGTTTCAACAAGAATTTCTGGATGTTATTCAGGCTATTTATTTTGAAAAGAAAATTAAAAAATGGAGTGCTCAAAAGAAACGGGCATTAATTAATGGAGAGTTCGATCTTTTACAAATACTAGCGGAATGCCGAAATGCTACCCATCATAAGTATAAGCCGGAGTAGTAATGATTTGTCATTCCGAGCGTAGTAAAGAGGTCTTTGGTTAAGAAGAGAATTGTATGTACCAGTTGGTTCTCGACGCTCGAACTAACATTAGTTTAGAAAATCAAATGCTCAAAATCGCCTGTCATCCTATCTACAAGCATTCTTTGCCCGAAGGACACAGGTTTCCTATGGAGAAGTATGAGCTTTTGCCAAAGCAATTATTACATGAAGGCACATGCACACCAGAAAATTTCTTTGAACCGAAGACGGCAGGCGGGGAAGATGTTTTGAGAGTCCATACCCGCGATTATTTTCAGAAATTAAAGGATCTTAAAATTGATGCCCGTGCTTCGCGCAAAACAGGATTTCCGCTTTCTAAGGGCCTCGTTGAAAGGGAGTTCATAATTGCTGGTGGAACTATAAAAGCAGCAGAACTTGCACTCCAATATGGGATTGCTATGAATATTGCAGGAGGTACACATCACGCATACTCCGGCCACGGGGAAGCCTTTTGTTTACTGAATGACCAGGCGATAGCCGCAAGATATCTTCAGCATAATAAACTGGCAGAGAAAATCCTTATGGTAGACCTTGATGTACACCAGGGTAATGGCACCGCAAAAATTTTCGAAGAAGATCCTTCTGTCTTTACATTTTCAATGCACGGAAGGAATAATTATCCTTTTAAAAAAGAAAAGTCTAACCTGGATATTGATCTTCCCGATGGGACAAAAGATGATGAATACCTAAGCGTTTTAAAAGATACTTTACCGGGCTTACTGGAAAAACAGAAACCGGACTTTATATTTTACCTGAGCGGAGTTGATATTCTTCATACCGACAAACTGGGGAAGTTGGGTTGCACAATCGAGGGTTGCAGGGAACGGGACCGCTTTGTCCTGCAGGTATGTCACGATCTTAAAATTCCTGTGCAGGTAAGTATGGGCGGGGGATATTCTCCCGATATAAAGATTATTATTGAAGCTCACGCCAATACATACAGACTGGCACAGAATATTTATTTTTAAAATTATACTCAGGCAAATAAAAAAGGTACCGGCTATTTTAGTAACCCGTACCTTTTCTAAAGTCCCATTATTCAATTTCAATTATTTTCCCATTAACAACAGCTCACTGCACACTATCTCTGTGATATACCTTTTAACACCCTCCTTATCTTCATAGCTGCGGGTGGTAAGTTTTCCTTCTATTCCCACTTCCTTTCCTTTGGGCGCAAACTTTTCAATAAGTTCTGCGGTTTTACCCCAGGCCACAATATTATGCCACTGGGTGTCTGTAACTTTTTCTCCTTTGGAATTTTTGTAAGACTCATTGGTGGCAATGGAGAATTTAGCCAGTTTTTTACCGGTTTCAAGATTCAGGATCTCAGGAGTATTACCTACGTGTCCAATCAATTGTACTTTGTTTCTTAAAGTGCTCATAACCATAGAATTTTATTGCAGTTGAAAATCATTGGTTCATTTCAACAGGACAAACTTATGGCGGGTCTCAAAGGATAATCGGTAGATAAGGGTTTGTTTTCATTTACATTCGTTTGTAAACGTTTGTAAATGGATATGCGCTCAAAATTTCTTTAGGTTTTTTGTAAAACACAGCTTTCAACCACCTTCTTTTAACCCGGCTAAATTCCTGTTTCAGTGATAAATATCATTTCATGTTCAGGAAGTAAATTGCTATGAAATCACTATTTTAGTCTTCCCATAATTTTTAAAAATCCCCTTACCCAACATTTATTGAAATAAGATTGATCCAAAGCCGGATTGCAGTCTCCGCCTGTTAGCACCAGTGAATTTGAAGATTTTTTGCAATAGAATCTTCATTAATAAAAATTAATTATGAGAAATAAGGAGGTGAACTTTCGCAATTCCTGGCATGATAAGGATATTGCACAAATACTGGTAGAACTTAAAACCTCTGCCCAGGGTTTGTCTCAGGATGAGGTAAAGAAGCGGTTATTTCAATACGGGGAGAATAGGCTTCCAGCCGGGGTGAGGATGACTCTGGTCCAGATTATCTTGCACCAGCTTCTCAATCCGCTAATTTTTATTCTTGTTCTTGCCGCGATAGCTTCAGTTGCTATAGGAGAAGTGGAGGATGCCATTTTTATCTTTTTGGTGATCTTTATTAATAGTGCGCTGGGAGCCTATCAGGAATTCAAAGCTGAAAAAAGTGCGTCTGCCCTTCAACAGCTTTTAAAAATTAAAGCCCGGGTGCTACGAAACGGGAAGGGGAAGGAAATTCCTTCAGAAGAAGTGGTTCCCGGAGATATCATTTTACTGGAATCCGGAATAAAAGTTCCGGCAGATCTCAGGTTGCTTGAGGCCAATAACCTGGAAATAGATGAAAGTTTTTTAACCGGAGAATCTATTGCCGCAAAAAAACGCCTTGGCACCCTAAAAAACCAATGTGGAGTTCCCGAAAGATCCAATATGGCATTTGCCGGCTCTACAGTAATGAACGGCAGAGGTCGGGGGGTTGCCGTCAATACCGGAATACTTACCGAAGTAGGTAAAATCTCCAGGAATGTCACAGAGTCAAAGTCGGCCAAACC encodes the following:
- a CDS encoding GIY-YIG nuclease family protein, producing MKLYYVYIVECIDELLYTGITNNVARRLEEHNSGLNKNCFTFKRRPVEIKFQQEFLDVIQAIYFEKKIKKWSAQKKRALINGEFDLLQILAECRNATHHKYKPE
- a CDS encoding histone deacetylase family protein, which translates into the protein MLKIACHPIYKHSLPEGHRFPMEKYELLPKQLLHEGTCTPENFFEPKTAGGEDVLRVHTRDYFQKLKDLKIDARASRKTGFPLSKGLVEREFIIAGGTIKAAELALQYGIAMNIAGGTHHAYSGHGEAFCLLNDQAIAARYLQHNKLAEKILMVDLDVHQGNGTAKIFEEDPSVFTFSMHGRNNYPFKKEKSNLDIDLPDGTKDDEYLSVLKDTLPGLLEKQKPDFIFYLSGVDILHTDKLGKLGCTIEGCRERDRFVLQVCHDLKIPVQVSMGGGYSPDIKIIIEAHANTYRLAQNIYF
- a CDS encoding single-stranded DNA-binding protein, translated to MSTLRNKVQLIGHVGNTPEILNLETGKKLAKFSIATNESYKNSKGEKVTDTQWHNIVAWGKTAELIEKFAPKGKEVGIEGKLTTRSYEDKEGVKRYITEIVCSELLLMGK